A single window of Uloborus diversus isolate 005 chromosome 5, Udiv.v.3.1, whole genome shotgun sequence DNA harbors:
- the LOC129223008 gene encoding jerky protein homolog-like, with protein MKKSFDDKVDKALHVWFLQKRSSGHPISGPLLCEKALFFNEKLNGENTNTFQASSGWLRNFKLRHGIREIGLHGEKLSASTESATKFVKEFIEFVKSEKYEEEFIYNADETGLFWRSLPRKTLASGFEKSASGTKLNKERITVLNCANATGNHRIPLFVIGHSKKPRCFNNWKNLPVIYTSQRKAWMTSEGFIDWYDHTFIPKVKTHQEDMKKEGRVLLLLDNAPSHPCADTLERENGKFRVKFLPPNVTSLMQPMDQSVIETFKRFYRK; from the coding sequence ATGAAAAAATCCTTTGATGATAAAGTAGATAAAGCTTTGCACGTGTGGTTTTTGCAGAAACGCTCATCTGGTCATCCCATTTCTGGACCCTTATTATGTGAGAAGGCACTATTTTTCAACGAAAAGTTGAATGGAGAAAATACTAATACATTTCAAGCAAGCTCTGGGTGGCTTAGAAATTTTAAGCTACGGCATGGTATACGCGAAATCGGATTGCATGGTGAAAAATTATCTGCATCTACAGAGTCTGCTACGAAATTCgtaaaagaatttattgaatttgtaaaatcagaaaaatacgaAGAAGAATTTATTTACAATGCAGATGAGACCGGCCTGTTTTGGAGATCTTTACCCCGAAAAACATTAGCATCTGGGTTCGAAAAAAGTGCTTCTGGAactaaattaaacaaagaaagaaTCACAGTTCTTAATTGCGCAAATGCAACCGGTAACCATCGAATACCATTGTTCGTGATAGGACATTCAAAGAAGCCTCGATGTTTTAATAATTGGAAAAATCTGCCTGTAATTTACACTTCTCAAAGGAAGGCTTGGATGACATCAGAAGGTTTCATTGATTGGTATGATCACACATTCATTCCTAAAGTTAAGACACATCAAGAAGATATGAAGAAAGAGGGCAGAGTACTCCTACTTCTTGATAATGCACCTTCACATCCGTGTGCAGATACCCTTGAACGGGAAAATGGGAAGTTCCGAGTAAAGTTTTTGCCACCTAATGTTACATCACTGATGCAACCCATGGATCAGAGTGTAATAGAGACATTTAAGCGCTTTTATAGAAAGTAA